The window AAGATTATGGCTAAAAAATCAAAAACAATTAAAATTCAATTGATGTGTACGGAATGTAAAGAAAGAAATTATACGCTTAAAAAAAATATTCAAGAACATAAAGAAAAATTTGAATTTCAAAAACATTGCCCAAGATGCCGAAAACATACTCTGCATAAAGAAGTAAGGATTCCAAACCCTAAAAAATAGAGATGATTTGGGATTGTGGAAAATAATTATAAATTCATAATTGAGATGAAGATAGGGGTGTAGCTCAGTTGGCAGAGCGTCGCTCTCCAAAAGCGAAGGCCGCGGGTTCAATTCCTGCCACCCCTGCCATTTTATCAAGCTGATTTTATAGTGATGAGATAATAATATTATTTTGACAAAAAGCATAAATTTTATTATATTTAAAATGGTTAGAATTTAGGATTTTATTGTGCAACTTAGGAGGGGCGTGTCTCCATATTTTAGTAATTTTTTACAGCCGGTTTTTAATAAAATCAAGATTGGTTTTGATTTTATCTCCAGAAGCAGGCTGTTTTTTATTTTGATTTTTATGGCGGCAGCGGCTTTGGCGGTATTTTTATCTCCAAAACCACAGGTTCCAGGAATAAAAATTTCACCTTATACTATTGTTGGTGATACGGTGACGTTTACGGCTGGAGATTCTTGGATTGCAGATTACAATGATCCTCAGATTGAAGGTAAAAATATTATTGTCCAAAATGGAGCAAGGGTTTTTATGAATGGTGAACATGCCTTTAATTCAATGACAATAGAAAATGGTGGGCAATTAGGTACGGTCGGTATTGGTGATAATTTTTTGATTAAATGGACCGGGTATGTTCAGATTCCGAGCAATGATATGTGGATCAGATTAACTGGCGACGATGCGGTTAAATTGCGATTAAGACCTCTTAATGGAAGCTGGCAAGAGGTATCCAATTGGGTAGCATCGTGTGGAGCACAATGTCCTCGAAATGCTGATATTGGTCCTTTAAGCTCAGGATTATATGAAATTGAAGCTTGGTATCGAGATGATGTTGGAATTGCAAGAGTGAGTTTGCAAATGACCACGGGAATTTTATTTTCTTTAGAGCCAATTGCGACAAATTATCTTTTTACCGGTTTAGATGCAACTCATACCACGGCTTGCACGACAAATCCGGTGGATTTTAGAAATGGTCTTTGTGGTGAGTATTACCCTTGGGCGGAATATACTGCTGATCCGGCAGATGTTGATCCTAACCATAACATTCAAAACTTTGTCAGTCCAATGGTTGATTTTTATTGGGAGTTAAATGATCCATTTAAACGAACTTCAGATTTTGCCTGGCTAAAATTAACGATTAATAATGATTTAGATGTCAAATCTGGCGGTCAAATTCGAATCGCGGGCGGCAGAAATGAGGGACCATATATTGCCGAACTTTATGACACTACCGGTAATATAGATCCGAGATTACCGATAACTGTTTATGATGATATGAATCAAATTCAAATTGGTAAGTTAGAGGTGAATGCCAATAATATCTATATTGGTCAATCTGATCCTTCAGGTTTAGATCCCAATGCTAT is drawn from Patescibacteria group bacterium and contains these coding sequences:
- the rpmG gene encoding 50S ribosomal protein L33 produces the protein MAKKSKTIKIQLMCTECKERNYTLKKNIQEHKEKFEFQKHCPRCRKHTLHKEVRIPNPKK